GCGGGTTCAAGACGACGGCAAAGGCTTCAACGCCGACGAGCTCGAGCGCTCGCCCGAAGGGGTGCGCGGGCTGGGGCTGCTAGGCATGAGAGAGCGGGCGCTGCTGCTCGATGGTGCCTTGACCATCACCTCAGCGCCGGGCAAGGGTAGCGAGGTCAGCGCGCGGATCCCGCTGACCCGGAGTCGCACCTGAACACAGAGCACTGAAGGTGAGCATGAAGATCAAGGTGCTCGTGGCCGACGACCACGCCCTCTTTCGCGAGGGTATCACCGCCCTGCTCGCCGGCTACGACGACCTCGAGGTGGTCGGCGAGGCCGCCGACGGCAAGGCAGCCGTCGATCAAGCCGGCAAGCTACACCCCGACGTGGTGCTGATGGACATCGCGATGCCGGGATTGGGCGGGCTGGAGGCGACGTTCGAAATCAAGAAGCTGTACCCGGAAGTGAAGATCCTGGTCCTCACCCAGTACGACAACCGCGAGTACGTGTATCGCTTCCTCAACGCCGGCGTTTCCGGCTACGTGTTGAAGCGCGCCGCCGGCACGGAGTTGGTTGCGGCCATTCGCGCTGTGCATCAGAAGGGCACCTTCCTCCACCCCGACGTGGCCCCCGCAGTGGTCGCGGGCTATCTCGGCGGCGGCATCAAGTCCGCGGCGCAGGACGATCCGTACGAGGCCCTGACCGAGCGGGAGAAGCAGGTGCTCAAGCTGGTCGCCGAAGGCAAGACCAACAAAGAGATTGCCGAGATCCTCGGCATCAGCGTCAAGACCGCGATGGGTCACCGGGCCAACCTGATGGACAACCTCGGCATCCACAACAAAGCCGAGCTGGTCAAGTTCGCCCTCCAGCGCGGCATCATCGAGTGAAGCTGATGATACCCGCCGGGCGTGTCAGCCGAGGGTTCTTGGTGCTCTGGATCTTCTTGGAGTGGAGTGCCGATCCCGCCTCGCCAGTTGAGTCCGCGCTGAACGGTTCGAGCGACGACTGCATTCCCTGCCACCAGGAGCGCGCGAGCGCGCACATTCAGGACTGGGAGCAGTCGGTCCATGCGCGCTCTGGGATTACCTGCGTCAGTTGCCACGTTGGCAGCGCCGACAACGTGAGTACCGCGGGCGCGGGCTCCGGCGATCGACCAGCGGCCTGCCGTGGCGGGCACCCGAGCGTCGTCGTAATCTGCGCGCGGTGTCATCAGCAGGTGGGTCAGGCGTTCCGCGAAAGCCTGCACTATCGTCACGCGGGGAGCGGACCGACCACGCCCACGTGCGTGGACTGCCACTCGGCTGCGGGTGGCTCGATCCTCTCCGGCGACTCGATCCCGCGGCGCTGCGCGACCTGCCACAGCGCGGGCGGTGTAGCAGGCGAGGCGTGGGTGGTGGAGAAAGCGCCGGAGCTGTTGCAGCTTCTGCGCCGGGTGACGCTGGCGCGCACGATGGTCGAGGAACATCTGGACCAGCTTGGCAAATCCGGCGCTGACGTGGCATCGTTTCGAGCTTATTTGAGTCGCGTCACGGCGACTTTCCGAGACATTCCGATCGAGTGGCACCGGTTCAATCTCAAAGATGCGGAGAGTCGGTCCCGCCACGCGCTGGACACTCTCGAATCGCTTCACCAGCGGTTGGAGCGCCGCGTCCCGGACAGGGGACCCGAACGCCCGCCTGCCGAGTTGTCCCGGGCCGTGGCGTTAACACCGCCGCAGGGCAGACCGCTGCGCTTCGCGGTGGCGAGCATGGTCGACCCGATTGCGACCTACGAGGCCTACCTGAGGCTATTCGAAGATTTGGGACACAGCCTCAGTCGGCCGTACGAGTTTGTTCAGCGCCGCACCTATCAGGAGATCAACGATCTCCTGCTGCAAGGCGGTCTGGATCTGGCCTTCATCTGCTCGGGGGCGTACGCGGTGTTACCAGACGATGCACCCATCGAGATCGTCGCCTTACCGGTTGTGAATGGGAACAGCATCTACCACTCGCTGATCATCGTTCGGAAGGACAACCCGGCGCAGCGGTTCGAGGACCTCGAGGGGGCGCGGTTCGCCTTCACCGACCCGCTGTCCAACACCGGCTACCTCTATCCGGCTTTCCGAGCCACGAAGCTGGGAAAGGACTTGCAGCGCTTCTTCGCTTCAACGCTGTTTTCGGGCTCCCACGAGCGCTCCATTCTGGCGGTGTATCGCAAGTTGGCGGATGCCGCGGCCGTGGACGACCTGGTGTTCAACCAACTGGTCGTTCCGAACAGCCCGTACTGGGATCAGCTCCGGATCATCGAATCCTCACCAGAGTTCGCCATCCCGCCGGTCGTGGCGCCGACGTCGGTGCCGGCCGAACTGCGGGCACGGATGCGGGGTTTTTTCCTCGAGATGGCGCAGGCGCCTGAGGGGCGCGAGCGGCTCGCCGCCTTGGGGTTCGAGGGCTTTATCGCGGGAGAGAAGGAACACTATGCATCCATTCGCGAGATGCTGGAGGTCACCGGTGCCAAACCCCGCTGAGCCGTCTCTGGCACACTGGCGGCCGCGGCTGACACTGCGTGTTCGATTCGCCGTTTTGATGGCGCTCGCCGTCGCTCTGCTCGGCGGGGTCAATCGCCTTTACCTGGACACCCGCATCCTCAATGAGTTGGAGGAGGAGCTGGAACTGCGCGCGCTGAGCTTCGCGCGCTACCTTGGCGCCGAAAGCGTCAACCTCGTGTTGCGGCAGGACTTCGTTGGCTTACACAAGCTCTTGAATGATGCTCGCAGTAGCGGTTCGGACGTCGAGTACGCGTTCATCATGGATCCGACGAACAAGGTCTTGGTGCACACGTTCGAGTCCGATTTTCCGGAGCAACTCACGCTCCTGAATCGATACCGCGAGCATGACGGGTATCAGGTTCAACGCATCGAGATCTTCAGCGAGCGTTTTCGTGACTTTGCCGTGCCGCTCTACCATGGCGAACTGGGCGTGTTGCGCTTAGGGGTGCGCGACGGGCGGATTCTGGCGCGGGTCACGTCCGTGCGTCGAGAGCTGACGCTGGTCCTGTCCGCGGTCATGGCCTTGAGTGCCGCTGCCGCCTACCTGCTCACCTACTTTGGTCTCCGACCGTTGGCTGCCATCACCGGTGCCCTGGAGCGCTTCGAGCCCGGACAGCGCTGTGAGACGATCGTTCCGCGACGCGACGACGAGGTGGGGGATCTCGCCACCAAGGTCAATCTGGTGACTGCTCGGCTGCACAACTCCCACACGCAGATGATGCAAACCGAGAAGATGGTGGCGGCGGGGCTCCTGGCCTCCGGAATCGCCCACGAGATCAACAATCCGATCTCCGGCCTGCAGAACTGCCTGCGCCGGATCCAGGCGAAGCCCGAGGATGTCCCGCAGATCAAGGAGTACACCGCGGTGATGCTACAGGCCGCCGAGCACATCGGGGCGGTGGTGCATGGCTTGCTGGATTTCTCGCGCAGCACACCCAAGCAGATGCTCGTGATCGATCTGCGCGGCGTGCTGACAAAGGCGCTCCATCTAACGGCGTTCCGGATCGAGAAGAATCAGATCGAGCTGCAACAGGCCATCCCGGAAGACCCGGTTTGGGTGCGCGGCGAAGAGGCGCAGTTGGTGCAAGTCGTGGTCAATGTGCTGTTGAACGCCATCGATGCCATGGAGGCCGGCGGGGTCTTGCAGCTGATGCTGGAGCGTGAAGACGGGCAGATAGTACTTCGGGTGCGCGACGACGGTGTGGGCGTCGCCCCCGAACATCTATCACGGGTCTTCGAGCCTTTCTTCACGACGAAGGGAAGCGGCAAGGGAACGGGGTTGGGGCTCGCCGTCACCCAAGGTATCATTCTCGACCACGACGGACGCATCGCCATCGACTCGTCGCCCGGTGTAGGCACTGAAGTGAAAATCCAGCTGCCGTTGTGGCGCCAGATCCAACGGGTCGGACATGAAGCTGCGTGAGCACAACAAACGGCCGTGTTCCGTACTGCTCGTTGATGACGAGCGGACGATCCTGGTCTCGTTGCGTGACTCGCTGCGCGACGCGGAGATCGAAGTCGTCACCGCTTCTACCGGAGACGAGGCGCTGCGGCTCCTTCGCAACGGCACCTTCGGCGTGGTCGTCTCCGATGTGCGCATGCCCGGGCTGTCAGGGCTGGAGCTGCTTGCCAAGATCCGCGACGAGGGCATCGATGCGCCCGTCATCCTCATGACCGCGTATGCGACGATCGATCAGGCGGTGGCGGCGATGAAGACGGGGGCGTACGACTACGTCACCAAGCCGTTCCCCAACGAGAAAGTCGTGCGCATGGTGCAGAACGCCTGGGCGCTGGTGAGCCTGAGAGCCGAGGTCCGCGACCTGCGCGCGCAGCGGGGCACGGGGCTGGAATTTCTGGTGGGCACGAGCGCGCCATGGGCGAGAGTCCTCGACAAGGTGTGGGCCGTGGCAGCCACCGACTCCACCGTCCTCATCGTTGGGCCGAGCGGGACCGGGAAAGAGATGGTGGCCAATGCACTGCACCTGCTGTCGCGGCGCAAAGACGGGCCTTTCATCAAGGTCCACTGCGCGGCGCTGCCCGATTCACTCATCGAGAACGAGCTATTCGGGCACGAGAAGGGTGCGTTCACCGGTGCCGTTGCGGAGGTCAAGGGGCGTTTCGAGCTCGCGCACGGTGGCACCCTCTTGCTGGATGAGGTCGACGACATTCCTTTGAACGTTCAGGTCAAGCTGCTGCGGGTCATCCAAGAGCGCGTCATCGAAAGACTGGGAGGCGGCAAACCCATCCCGGTGGACGTCCGGCTGCTGGTGACGAGCAAGGGCCGGCTTGAGGACTTGGTCGAGCAGGGCACGTTCCGCCAGGACCTGTACTACCGCTTGTCCGTAGTGCAGTTGCACCTGCCCAGGCTGGCCGAACGCCGGGACGATATCCCGTTGCTCCTGGAGCACTTCCTGGCGCTGTGCAGTCACCGGATGATGCGTGCATGCGGGGGCTTCACTCCCGAAGCCTTGGCGGTGCTGACCCGCTACGACTATCCGGGCAACGTCCGTGAGCTGGAACATATCGTCGAATCGTGCTGTGCGTTGAGCAGTGGCGGCCCAATCGGCACGCCCCTGTTGCCGGACCGAGTCAGGGAGAGAGTTCAAAACCAGCCGGCGCTCCCCCGCTCCTTCAACGGCCAGCCCCTGCAAGAGGCCATCGACGAATTCGAGCGCTCCTATCTGGAGACCGCCTTGCGGGAGTTCGAAGGGAAGCGCGCCGAGTTGGCGGACCGACTCGGCATCAGCCGCAAGACACTCTGGGAGAAGCTGAAGAAGCACGGGCTCGTCGCTGAGTGAGGGGCGCCGCCGTCTCGGCGCGCACGCTACACGCACGTAACCGCAGTTACGCGCACGCAACACCGACAAGCGTGCGATTTCCGTAGCCCTGCATCTTGCGTTACGCCGCCGAAACACCGCCGCCAACCCGCACGGTTCGGCAGTGGCCGGTTGACTGGTTCTGCGCTGCGGTCTTTCCGCGGCCCCACACTTGCAAGGTGTACCTCCGTCAATGCCGCGAGGCAGCTCGCCCGAAGCGGTTCGGGGGGCTCATAGCGCAGGGGGCATCGGATGAACCAGTTTCCAGGAGAGTGGCGATGACACGTGTACGTGCAGGCTCGCTTCGGTGTGTAGTCGTGGCTCTGGCGCTGTTGGTCAGCGCCTGCGGCGGCGATGATGCAGGGCCGCCTCCGGCACCAACGGCGACGGCCACCCGAGTTCCGACAGCCACGGCGACGACCGTAGTAGTGCCCGTCACAAGTACCGCGACTCCGGTGCCGGCAACCGCAACGGCGACCGCCGCGCCGACGGACACGGCCACCGAAGCTCCGACGCCTACCGCGACGGCCACAACCGCGCCGCCAACACCCACGGTCACGCCGATCCCGCCGACGGCAACGGCAACTGACACCCCGGTGCCGGTAACTGCAACACCGACTGTCGCACCCACAGCGACGGCAACGGGCGGCGTCACGAACGTCCGCGCCCTGCATACGTCGGGCTCGTCGCAGTACGACGCGAACTGCCTCAAGTGCCACGCAGACGTTCTCACCGAGCAATCACTGAACCCCCAGATTCCGGGCCCGCATCCGGCCATGCTCCTTTGGGTCGGCGGGGCGACCAACGCTGCGTGTACCTTCTGTCACAAGGCGGTGGACTTCGATCGTGCATCGGCAGCCAACGTCCGCCGCAATGTGGATGTCCAGACCTGCGCGATTTGTCACGGCCCGTCTGGCCCGGGACAGCAGTTCTACCAGTCCAAGTGAGGAGCGGAGGAGACAGCTATGGCCAAGATCGGTAAGCAGGGTGGCCTCGATATCAGCCTCGACCGCCGGCGCTTCCTGCAGTGGGGCGGGGCGCTCGCCTCGCTGGCATCGGTCAGTTCGGTGCTTGGAACGCGCCGCCTCGCGGCGCTGGTGTTCTCGCAGAATCCCCCCGACCCGCCCGAGGGCACCGCGGGCGTGGAGTTCAAGTTCAGCGTCTGTCAGATGTGCCACGGCCGCTGCGGGATCATGTGCAAGATCAAGGATGGCGTGCTCCTTAAGATCGACGGCAACCCGTACCACCCGAACAACATGCACGACGACGAGCGGCTACCGTATGCGACCGCGGTAGCGACGGCC
This genomic stretch from Deltaproteobacteria bacterium harbors:
- the phnD gene encoding phosphate/phosphite/phosphonate ABC transporter substrate-binding protein; the protein is MEWSADPASPVESALNGSSDDCIPCHQERASAHIQDWEQSVHARSGITCVSCHVGSADNVSTAGAGSGDRPAACRGGHPSVVVICARCHQQVGQAFRESLHYRHAGSGPTTPTCVDCHSAAGGSILSGDSIPRRCATCHSAGGVAGEAWVVEKAPELLQLLRRVTLARTMVEEHLDQLGKSGADVASFRAYLSRVTATFRDIPIEWHRFNLKDAESRSRHALDTLESLHQRLERRVPDRGPERPPAELSRAVALTPPQGRPLRFAVASMVDPIATYEAYLRLFEDLGHSLSRPYEFVQRRTYQEINDLLLQGGLDLAFICSGAYAVLPDDAPIEIVALPVVNGNSIYHSLIIVRKDNPAQRFEDLEGARFAFTDPLSNTGYLYPAFRATKLGKDLQRFFASTLFSGSHERSILAVYRKLADAAAVDDLVFNQLVVPNSPYWDQLRIIESSPEFAIPPVVAPTSVPAELRARMRGFFLEMAQAPEGRERLAALGFEGFIAGEKEHYASIREMLEVTGAKPR
- a CDS encoding HAMP domain-containing histidine kinase, encoding MALAVALLGGVNRLYLDTRILNELEEELELRALSFARYLGAESVNLVLRQDFVGLHKLLNDARSSGSDVEYAFIMDPTNKVLVHTFESDFPEQLTLLNRYREHDGYQVQRIEIFSERFRDFAVPLYHGELGVLRLGVRDGRILARVTSVRRELTLVLSAVMALSAAAAYLLTYFGLRPLAAITGALERFEPGQRCETIVPRRDDEVGDLATKVNLVTARLHNSHTQMMQTEKMVAAGLLASGIAHEINNPISGLQNCLRRIQAKPEDVPQIKEYTAVMLQAAEHIGAVVHGLLDFSRSTPKQMLVIDLRGVLTKALHLTAFRIEKNQIELQQAIPEDPVWVRGEEAQLVQVVVNVLLNAIDAMEAGGVLQLMLEREDGQIVLRVRDDGVGVAPEHLSRVFEPFFTTKGSGKGTGLGLAVTQGIILDHDGRIAIDSSPGVGTEVKIQLPLWRQIQRVGHEAA
- a CDS encoding response regulator transcription factor; translated protein: MKIKVLVADDHALFREGITALLAGYDDLEVVGEAADGKAAVDQAGKLHPDVVLMDIAMPGLGGLEATFEIKKLYPEVKILVLTQYDNREYVYRFLNAGVSGYVLKRAAGTELVAAIRAVHQKGTFLHPDVAPAVVAGYLGGGIKSAAQDDPYEALTEREKQVLKLVAEGKTNKEIAEILGISVKTAMGHRANLMDNLGIHNKAELVKFALQRGIIE
- a CDS encoding sigma-54-dependent Fis family transcriptional regulator, translated to MKLREHNKRPCSVLLVDDERTILVSLRDSLRDAEIEVVTASTGDEALRLLRNGTFGVVVSDVRMPGLSGLELLAKIRDEGIDAPVILMTAYATIDQAVAAMKTGAYDYVTKPFPNEKVVRMVQNAWALVSLRAEVRDLRAQRGTGLEFLVGTSAPWARVLDKVWAVAATDSTVLIVGPSGTGKEMVANALHLLSRRKDGPFIKVHCAALPDSLIENELFGHEKGAFTGAVAEVKGRFELAHGGTLLLDEVDDIPLNVQVKLLRVIQERVIERLGGGKPIPVDVRLLVTSKGRLEDLVEQGTFRQDLYYRLSVVQLHLPRLAERRDDIPLLLEHFLALCSHRMMRACGGFTPEALAVLTRYDYPGNVRELEHIVESCCALSSGGPIGTPLLPDRVRERVQNQPALPRSFNGQPLQEAIDEFERSYLETALREFEGKRAELADRLGISRKTLWEKLKKHGLVAE